From the genome of Sphingobacterium sp. UGAL515B_05:
TTCGGGAGTCTATACAATGGTATTAACAGAGCCAACGTATTTATGAAAAATATAGACCGGGTGACAATGGATTCCGAAAAAAAGAAGCAGCTGATCGGTGAAGTTCGTTTTCTACGAGGGATGTACTATTTTTTATTGGCGGCTAATTATGGTGATGTTCCCTTGCGTTTAACACCAGCTACAGATGAACCTAATGGTGAGAATATTGCATCGTCACCTGAAGCGGAGATTTGGAAACAGGTGATCTCTGATTTTAAGGCTGCCAAAGATGGGTTGCCGGTCAGTAGGCCTTCCTCAGAATCAGGAAGGGTAACCAAAGGCGCTGCTATCGCTTACCTGGGGAAAACGTTGGTCTATAACAAACAATACGGAGAAGCTGAGACAGAGTTGAAGGCCTTGTTGACGGCACCATATAATTATGATTTGGTGGACAATTTTGAGGATAATTATAAGGAGACAACTAAGTTCAATAAGGAATCGGTTTGGGAACTAGCTTATGATGGGCGTCTCAGTGCCGGTGGCGTTTGGGGAGACGATTGTGCTTCCTGTCAGCTAGGATTTGTATTACCTAATTTTGCTGGACCTGGTGCCAGCGGTGCTTGGTTCAAACTGGTGCCTGGTATTTCTGTTGTCCGCGACTTTATCTCAGAAGAACGTCCAGCAGGGTCGGATACTCGTTTTGACAAGCGTATGTACGGCAGTTTTTACTGGAAATATTCTGATTATGAAACGGGCCTAACCGACGGCGCATGGTATGGTAATCTTTCTTTTGATGATCTTTGGAAAGAATCTTTGAGTAAAATTTCAGTTAACGCTGGACTTGTATATCCGACTATTAATGGAAAGGCAGGGCGCTTCCTACTTAAAAAATATACTAATTTTTATATCAATAAATCTGGCTCTAATAGTATGTATGATGCCGCAAATCGAAATAACAATCTTCGTGTGTTTCGTTTTGCAGAAGTATTGTTGCTTCACGCTGAGGCTTGTGTGAAAAATGGGAATTTGGCCGGAGCAGCATCTAGCTTAAAACGCATTCGTGATCGAGCTGGATTGGCTAATAAAACTTGGGCAAATGCGGATGCACTAATGAAGGAAGTTGTGAAGCAAAATGAATTGGAGTTTTTCTTCGAAGGTCATCGTTTCTTTGATTTGAAACGTTGGTATACACCGACAGAAATGAAACAGATCTTTGTGGATAATAAAAAGCAAGGGGCAGATAATTTCCAACCTAAGCATTATTACTTGCCTATTCCAGAGGGAGAAATAAATACAAACTCGAAGATCCAACAGCATCCGTTGTGGCGATAGGCTCGGCAATGCTTTCGAAAGCTTGATTGACACTGAAAAATTTCTTCTCGATTCCACAGTTGAGTGTTAGTTTTTCCGGTGGAGGGTAGACGCCCTCTGCCGGAATATTTTTTTAAATTTCTTTTAAATCTAATAAAATATGATTGCAATACAGCGAATATGTAGCATTTATACTGCTTCGATTTTGTCTGGTATGTGCTTGGTTCTGTTGTTGTTTTCCTGTAAAAAGGACCAGGGAAATGCACCCGAATTGCCTACTAAGCTGGCGTTGACATCAAAGATTGAAACAGGCGAACTCTTAATCAAAGTCAATCAGAATACACAGGAATATATCTTCAATTTTGAAAAAGGAGCCATAAATATTCCTGTCCAAGATATCGTCAAGATGACTCCTAATCCGGATCGATGGGTTACTAATCTCACATTCAGTGACGGTTCGGAACTGACTGTGCCTACAAAAGGAACTTCACTCGATTTTATGGTTGAAGCAATCCGGCTCGATCCTTCAGGATACAACCCCTTATCGGCCTTAGTAGATGTTGGATTGCCAACCTTTGGTCGTGTAAGGGTGCAAGTACATGGTAAACATGGTGAACTAGGCAACATCACACATCTTTGCACGAGTGAAACACAACGTCAAAGTGTTCCTATATTCGGGTTGTACGCAGATTATGATAATGTCGTTGATCTTACTTTTACTGATTTCGCAGGTAATGAGCGAGGAAGTACTACTGTTCATATCCGTACTCAGCCACTTAAGGTAGCAGATTTTCCAAGATGGAAGATTGTGAAGAGTCAAACGGAAAAAATGGAACCTGGTTTAAATTTGGTGAGTTATCCTGGCCAGAGTGAGCTAGATACTTCTCTGCCTTATATGATTGATAGTGAGGGTGAGATACGTTGGTTGTTGCTGTTGAAGAAATCACCTGATTTACAAAAATTTGCTGGATCTATAGGTCTTAAGCGAACAAAAAAAGGAACCTTCATCGCCGGCGATCAATCTGTACAACGTGTGGTTGAAATGGACATGTTTGGTAATTTGATCAATCAATGGGATCTCGCAAGACTAGGCTATGGATTCCATCATGAAATTACCGAATCTGCTAATGGAAATTTCCTGATCAATGTAACCAAAGTTGCAGCCCAT
Proteins encoded in this window:
- a CDS encoding RagB/SusD family nutrient uptake outer membrane protein — protein: MKISIKRYTVAAAVLLFMGSCSKDFLNRTNPNLPVEATYWTTEADAVAAIPTIYSPIRNQMYGYYGAFTGYQTMNRADDMWFLVGEEPHTWQLINFINTPGTGGSDFGSLYNGINRANVFMKNIDRVTMDSEKKKQLIGEVRFLRGMYYFLLAANYGDVPLRLTPATDEPNGENIASSPEAEIWKQVISDFKAAKDGLPVSRPSSESGRVTKGAAIAYLGKTLVYNKQYGEAETELKALLTAPYNYDLVDNFEDNYKETTKFNKESVWELAYDGRLSAGGVWGDDCASCQLGFVLPNFAGPGASGAWFKLVPGISVVRDFISEERPAGSDTRFDKRMYGSFYWKYSDYETGLTDGAWYGNLSFDDLWKESLSKISVNAGLVYPTINGKAGRFLLKKYTNFYINKSGSNSMYDAANRNNNLRVFRFAEVLLLHAEACVKNGNLAGAASSLKRIRDRAGLANKTWANADALMKEVVKQNELEFFFEGHRFFDLKRWYTPTEMKQIFVDNKKQGADNFQPKHYYLPIPEGEINTNSKIQQHPLWR
- a CDS encoding aryl-sulfate sulfotransferase produces the protein MIAIQRICSIYTASILSGMCLVLLLFSCKKDQGNAPELPTKLALTSKIETGELLIKVNQNTQEYIFNFEKGAINIPVQDIVKMTPNPDRWVTNLTFSDGSELTVPTKGTSLDFMVEAIRLDPSGYNPLSALVDVGLPTFGRVRVQVHGKHGELGNITHLCTSETQRQSVPIFGLYADYDNVVDLTFTDFAGNERGSTTVHIRTQPLKVADFPRWKIVKSQTEKMEPGLNLVSYPGQSELDTSLPYMIDSEGEIRWLLLLKKSPDLQKFAGSIGLKRTKKGTFIAGDQSVQRVVEMDMFGNLINQWDLARLGYGFHHEITESANGNFLINVTKVAAHLNNGEPRVNDHIIELNPQTGSLVNEWDLAKQLDTTRYIRPDGITPPAFSQSPNNWVHNNSITEIGENLLATARYQGIFSFNHSGVTQWIISPHKNWGAKYQTLLLKPIAEDGTAITDPAVINGDAAVAGFDWPWGPHTPVALANDRILVFDNGYNRQWKSNFAPGVISYSRVVEYKVDLTNKTVQQVWSYGKDRGEEGFSQAISGVQYLPKTGHVSFCPGMGVKTSIGIGGRVVEIDPKTKEVIFDLEVATGSGTAFHRVTRMPLYPENL